ATGAGAGAGTACAAACATGAGTGTATTTATAAAAGCGTACGACATCTAGCCCATCCGAGCTGTAGAAGTTAAATGGGAAATGCCGAATGGTACATCTTTCGCATGGAATCTACGTGGGGAGTTTTTCTGTCGTGGTAAAAAATTTCAGCGAGCAAAGAcctattttctatttttgtgAGCTAGGTGGCTGACAGCAAAGTGTGTGCAATCACAAGCTAGGGATAGTGATTCTGAACTACACAACAGCTATGCAATATTCTACATCGAATCCATGCGTGCATTGCTATTGATTCCAATTGTGTGTGATAACAAAAACCTTCACCGTATTAGACTTGCTAATTACTGGCTGGGCAAATAGCTGGCTGGGTTTTCcagtgattttattttttttgagttGTTGAATGCAGCACTTTGTGATggtttgaaaaatgaattaaggATCAATAAAAACAGAAGATATAGGACAATGCACATTTTCACATTTTAAAGTATTACCAATGCTATGTTATCTTTCGTAGCTATTAATAGCCTAATTCAAATTCATACTTGTTTACTTAGGGTTAGCCCCAGTGTttatctatgtatgtatatatatatctatatatatatatgtatgcaaatGTAGGGTTTCAAACGTAAGTTCTGATAACATTATGGTTACAATTGTGTACAAACATGAGCTTGCTTTGCAGAATATTGACACTTCCTAACCTTTAATTGCTAAATACTTTACAATAATTTAAACTTCCTCACCTTTCTCAACAATGTCAGCACTTCGGCTGCCTGCTCCGTCTTCTGGTCGCCCAGAAGGGTTTGCATCTCACGGATCCAGGCGACTCGTCGCACGTACGGACTATGGTTGGTTTTCCGCAGCAACCCTGGGAGCTTGTCTGACCGGAGCGTGAGGTACGGGAACGCGAAGcctgctccacctccgcctGCACTTCTCCCCGAGTCTCCGCATCCCTCCGTCCTCGGACGTCTCCTCTTGGACAATTGGCCGTCAATGTCCAGGCTACTTGGTCTGGTTAACTTAGAACCCATTAACCCTCAGAGAAGACGCTTTGATGAACTCGCAGACAAATTCATTGGGCGCAATGTAGCCATAACTAGCACGTTTCAACTTGGTTTGTGAAACAACGCGACACCAACCGCTTCTTAACCCTCCTCACCCTGTACGGTGGACAAGAAGTCGCTGTTCTTTTGAAAAGCCCTATCTTAAAATAACGTTTCTTTTCAAGTTTAGTAGTAATTTCTATTGTTATAACAGCAGGATACCACGATGTGTTGTCATAGCCGGCGGTACTGTATATAGTGTATACAACACAGACATGTCCAGCTGTACAGGctactctgctgctgctgatcgCATCGTCCAATCACAGAGTGAGTTCCGTCTAGTAGTCTAATCTATTCATCTAACCATATTAAACATCTTCTCTCTGTTCTACATTCAACAAACtcgatagagaaagagagaggggatttACACCACATCGAATATATAGACTAGTAATACTTGCACTATTATGCTCAtgctaaaaaaaacaattacacaATTAAAACTAGTAGCCAAATACTACTTTAGTGTTtctatttgatttaaaaaaacaaatgcagATACGATAAGTAGCACTTGATTAAATAATTTCCCGAACAGTCTGTTTCAAACGAAATTGTATATTACTGAACACCAAAATACGAGCAGATGTATTTAAATACACTAGTGATGTATTACCCAAGGTCAGGCAAATCATGCCCTGTGATACAATCAAGGCCTACAGTAGATAAGGTAATTTAATTAGGTCTAAGTAAGTGAGGAGTGTGGAAGTATTCCTGCCCTGCTCTGTTTGTATCAAGTTGATTTATGGACCTTGTGAGTTAACGTTTAAACGCTTTGATATTCCCTACTTTGAAGGCTACATAAGGGCCTGTTGATTATTGCTGGAACCAGGTGATAGAAAGAGAGCTTTGCAAGAAGCACGCACTATAGCGTTCTACTCAAGCCAAGGTAAGAGAGCTTCTTATTTCTGCTTCACTGCCTGAACAGTGTCCTGTGGTGTCTTTGTCTAAATGCAACGTTTTTCTATATTGTGGAACAAATGGAGGAAAGCCTGTCCTCATTTTTATTGTGTGCTGCAGTGATTGCATGTAGTGGAACAGACAGTTGCACACACAACTAGGGCAGGAGCCCCGCGAGGTGCAGTCCCGGCTCCACCGTGCATGACACCATCATGTTACATGACATGCATGTTATTGAGTGTGCTATACATATCTAACATGCCTTGTTGAATTCCACTGTACATTGTCTTCTATTATTGCTCCATTCTAttcctattctattctatttgtCTGCCAACAAAGCTTACATGTTAAAGCCTCATGTTTTACAGGTTTTCGGCGGGTCAATCTTGGTGGTGTTTGTTGTTCCTTGTGACCGGTGTTCAGTTTTTCGGCGTGAGGACATGGTTAGCAAGACGGTGGTGTTGGCCCTGGCGTTGCTGCTGGTGGCGGCAGTGGCCACCTTCCTGGGGGTGTTCTTCGGAGTCAGCAGTCCCTCCGAGGGGGGTTTCTCCAGGGCGGCCGTGGCCGCGGACGCCGGGCTCTGCTCCGAGATCGGGAGGTGGGCGTGGTCTTTGTTTCAGCACTCCTTCACTTACTTGCTTGCTCGCTCATAACGttctcagccacacacacacacacacccactcacccactttCACCCTTACTTGCTCACTCAaccacttactcactcactcgctcgctcactcacgcactcgctcactcactcacgcactcacgtactcatatactcactcactcacaaacatactcactcactcactcactcgcatactcactcactcaaacactcacGTACTAACATACTCACTAGCTCCCTTCCTCACACACTTACCCACTTACTCCTttgctcgctcactcactcatgcactccctcactcattcactcactcactcactcactcactcactcactcactcactcactcactcactcactcactcactcactcactcactcactcactcactcactcactcactcactcactcactcactcactcactcattcactatCTCCCCTACTCGCTCACATACGTCTAATGACGACAACATTTCCACGTGTTCCCCAGACTGAAGCTCACTCATTTGCAAAACCTCAACAGCACACCCTAGCGTTACGTTGAGCAAACCAGCTCTCGTAGCTCTACGTTCAACGTCCTGTAAACCTTCCCATTCACTATCTCCCATCACCTGTCCAACTCATACCCCAGAGACATGCTGCAGAAAGGCGGGTCTGCAGTGGACGCCATGATCTCCTCCCTGCTGTGCGTGGGCGTCGTGAACCCACACAGTGCGGGTATAGGCGGGGGGCTGTTCATAACCATCTACAACGGAACCACGGGTAGGCCTACGCCTGTTACCGATGCACCCCTCTACCTCGAGTGAGCATTATGACTATGATAGATTTACATGATATGTTTCTATTTGCAGAGTAACATCCACCTTTAGTTAGGCTGTGACATTACACGATGATTTCATTTAAACTCTTTCaaatcattttcatttttttgtcgACCGACGTTATCAATGAATGGACATTTCTCACTAGTCTAAAGCATAAACTTCCCTCTCTAGTCTAAAGAACTTTCTCTCACTAGTATAAGTATAACCTTCTCTCACCAGTCTCAAGTATAACTTTCTCGCACTAGTCTAAAGTATAACCTTCTCTCACTCGTCTAAAGTATAACCTTCTCTCTGTAGTCTAAAGTATAACCTACCCTCTCTAGTCTAAAGTATAACCTTCCCTCTCTAGTCTAAAGTATAACCTTCCCTCTCTAGTCTAAAGCATTACTTTCTCTCACTAGTCTAATGCATAAGCTTCTCTCTCTAGTCTAAAGTATAATCGTTTTTTGTTCTTGCTTCATAAAGGCACAGTGGAAACCATTGATGGAAGAGAAGTTGCTCCGGGGAATGCCACCGAAAACATGTTTGGGACCGACAAAGATTTATCCCGGACAGGTAATGCTTAACCAGTCTTATTGATCCAAGCAAGGTTTTGCTGAACGTTAACCAATAGGACTTTGAGATAACATGACACAAAGTTTCTCTTAGGGCAACCATGGAGGCAAAGGGAAATGACAGATCTAAATTAGAGATAATGTGTTACCTGTGACGCTGCCTTTGTTTTTAATCATAACATTGTTTTCTTTAGGCGGACTGGCCATTGCTGTACCAGGAGAAATTCGAGCTTACGAAATGGCACATCAACGTCATGGCAAACTACCATGGAGAGACTTGTTCCAGCCGTGTATTGAACTGGCAAAAAATGGGTTTCCTATGGGTTCTGCGCTAGCTGGTGCTATCAAGGATTACAAGGATGCCATCTTAAAGGACCCGGCCTTATGGTGAGTGGCCCTAGCTGACTTCTCCATGACTCGGTTTGATCTAAAGTCTTGCACGTCTATATACGTCTATAGATTGTCCCTGTCTTCTTTCAGTGCGGTGTTTTGCGGGGCTAATGGGACCTTATTGAAAGAAAACGATACAGTGAAAAACCTCAAACTGGCAGAGACCTACCGCAAGATAAGCGAAGAGGGGGCAGATGCCTTCTATGTGGGACCCATGGCTGAAGCCCTTGTGAAGGATATTCAGGCCAAAGGTACGGACACCTTTATAGGCCTTTATAAAACGGCCAAACGGGTACAACACAATATAAACACTGTTCCTCTGTTAAATACAACTATAATATAGGTGGCATCGTGACCTTGGAGGACCTGAGGGATTACAGGCCGGTTCTGGATGAAAACCCCTTGAAGGTCCACATTGGGGGGTACACCATGGTGACTCCCAGCGCCCCCGCCAGCGGGCCGGTCctgtccctgctgctgctcatCTTGGAGGGTAAGCCGGTGATATGGTGTGGTGGGTCCAGACTCATGTAGGAGAGGTGGTCTGGGGGGCCGGGGAACATTCAGCCAGTGCACAGAATgtagaatattattattatattcccGAGTGGTGAGACTCATTTTTTCTTTAGGGGGGAGGCCTGTGCCAATGTAAAATATAAacgatatatatttttggtgtaTTAACTTGAATAGGTGAATGATATGTATAGGACCGCCATATCAGATGGAGCATCATTCACACTATTTACGGTGGTTTTTGGGGGCCGCCAGAGAAGTGTTGATATAAGAAGTGAGGGGTAAAGGCTCCTCACTTGAGTGAAAAACATCTAATCGACAAAACTTGCCTTGCGTCTTCACTGAGCTCTGTTACGGGTCTGTGCACAACGCCTTCCTGTATCTGAGCGTGACGGAGAAAGGAATAATTGACACGTTGTACAGATTATTAGACTATTGGAACCATTCGTGGGTTCAAAGATTTGTTTAACACGCCTCACATCCCCTGACTGATGGTGACGCTGTCATTTATTATCTCTCTGGTCCTCAGATGGCCCGTGGTTTTCTCTCTCCATGAAACAAGGGCACATAGCTCTTCGGTAATTCATCTCTTCTGAAACGCCCACTCACTCGCTCGCCTTGGCCTCTGCTTCCCTCACAAACCAGACCAATTTACCTCTAATTGGACACAAACAAAGTAAAAATTCTGCCCGCCGTGTCAGTAGCTGTGACTGGGTGAAAGTTCCTTCCGGAGGAATTACACCatgacatcctcctcctcctcctccccccccccccccctcctcctccccctccttcccctctccctccccccctcttcctctccatactcctcctcttccctgtcctccccctccttctcctctccctccccccctccgcctctccatactcctcctcttccctgtcctccccctcctccatctcctccccctccctctcctcctccccgtcctcctccccctcctcctcctccccctcctactctcccttctcctcctcttccctgtactcccccccccttctcctcctcctccacctcctcccccccctacctctcctcctccccctccttcccctcctccacttccccctcctcctcccactccttctcctcctccttcacctccacctcctccccctccttttcctccatcacctcctcctcctccccctcctcctccttctcctcctccacccctttcctgcccctcctcctccccctcctcaatttccccctcctcctccacctcctcttcctcctccccctcctcttcctccaccagcACGGAAAGGACTCATCAAACCAGACtctgttaccccccccccccccacacacaccttaactCCCTCTAAGCCCAGGCAGCCCTAATACCCCATATCAGCCGTGGAGGTTGATATGAGAAGAGCACGCAGGCCACAGGAAGTCGTTAAGATGATCCGCGTTCTGCCGACCTGAGCAGCGACCTGAGCGGTTTGTTTTGAATGAAGACGACCGCTTAAGTTCCACGTCTTTCCCCCCACAGGCTACAGTTTCTCGGCGAAGAGCGTGTCGAGCCCCGAGGCGCGGGTGCTGACCTACCATCGCGTGGTGGAGGCCTTCCGCTTCGCCTACGCCAAGAGAACGCTACTCGGAGACCGCCACTTCCTGAACATCACCGACGTACGGCCAAACTAACGACAGAATCGCGTTTACCTTTACGACATATGAAGCCTCTACGCGATCATGGTATCAAACATTATAAAGTATGTAGCCTACATGACCATGGTATCAACCGCTATAAAGTCTTTTGTCTCTTCCCAAAGCTGATCCAGAACATGACCTCGACCTGGTTCGCCAAGGGCCTGCGGGATCGCATCACGGACAACACCACTCATCACATGAACTACTACGAGCCTGAGTTCTACATGCCCGACGACGCCGGCACCTCCCACCTCTCCATCGTATCTGAGGACGGCAGCGCAGTCGCGGCCACCAGCACCATCAACACCTTGTAATGAGTTAGCATGTGTAGCTTCTACTGTAGCAACAACCCCCAAACAAACCTTCCCAACCGTATTATTGGgatgtattattattgtgttgttATGTTTTTTAGATGTATTAttgaatgtttctatgtgtttatttgtcttattgtgtgttattgtgtgtttatttgtatgttgtgtgttatgtatatctatgtatttttgtgtgttgttatgtgtttatatgtattattttgtgtttttatgcgttTATAAGTAATACTGGCTGCTATTTTGAATTTAACTGTAATATCGTGTCttaatgtatgtttatatgtcaTTTTGTGTGTTCTAGTTTTGGCTCCAAAGTCATGTCCTCCACTGGAATCATCCTCAACAACGAGATGGATGACTTCAGCTCCCCAAACATCACCAACGCCTTCGACCTCCCGCCCTCACCCAGAAACTTCATCAGGCctggtacacacagacacacacacagtacacccCTGACCTAGCAATTCCTTTTAGgcaagttcacacacacacacacacacacacacacacacacacacacacacacacacacacacacacacacacacacacacacacacacacacacacacacacacacacacatacacacacataagcgcacacgcaacacacatacgcgcatacacacacacacacacactcacgcacgcacatacacacacacacaaacacacacacaattgtaccCCCCTCAACAAAAAACTTCATTCAGCCCgggacacactcacaaacaaacacacacgcacatacacaatgtcacgcacacacacacacacacacacacacacacacacacacacacacacacacacacacacacacacacacacacacacacacacacacacacacacacacacacacacacacacacacatattttctaaACTACCAACTAACCCCAAGTTGTTAGTctgtttatttaatatacagtgTGGGTATAGCTATATAAAGCAATATCACATGAGAAGGAGGGCTTTCAGGCTGCTTATCAGCATAACACTGATTATCTTTGGCACTTAGCCTGCGGCCTTGTACCTATGACTGAATCCCAGCCGCGCGATATTCAGTGTGACAAAATAACCTTGgggtgtgatattgcttttatacaacccTTCTACAAACACCATTTATGAGTTGACAGTGATAGCTGACAACaaactgtttgtttatttaatcattt
The nucleotide sequence above comes from Gadus chalcogrammus isolate NIFS_2021 chromosome 4, NIFS_Gcha_1.0, whole genome shotgun sequence. Encoded proteins:
- the ggt1b gene encoding glutathione hydrolase 1 proenzyme; the protein is MVSKTVVLALALLLVAAVATFLGVFFGVSSPSEGGFSRAAVAADAGLCSEIGRDMLQKGGSAVDAMISSLLCVGVVNPHSAGIGGGLFITIYNGTTGTVETIDGREVAPGNATENMFGTDKDLSRTGGLAIAVPGEIRAYEMAHQRHGKLPWRDLFQPCIELAKNGFPMGSALAGAIKDYKDAILKDPALCAVFCGANGTLLKENDTVKNLKLAETYRKISEEGADAFYVGPMAEALVKDIQAKGGIVTLEDLRDYRPVLDENPLKVHIGGYTMVTPSAPASGPVLSLLLLILEGYSFSAKSVSSPEARVLTYHRVVEAFRFAYAKRTLLGDRHFLNITDLIQNMTSTWFAKGLRDRITDNTTHHMNYYEPEFYMPDDAGTSHLSIVSEDGSAVAATSTINTFFGSKVMSSTGIILNNEMDDFSSPNITNAFDLPPSPRNFIRPGKRPMSSMVPTILLEDNRVKMVVGGSGGSKITTAIAQVILKALYFNFDLRTAVGEARLHNQLSPNATTAEPGFDMKVLEGLALKNHETKALKSTGAVIQAVVRHGNRLHAQSDPRKGGYAAGY